The nucleotide window CCAATACACGGTGACCAGCCAGCCCCAAAAGCCAGGCCAAGCAGCACGGTTCGACCGATCGACGGCGGCTGGGCCGAATCGGGCGCATAGACCGGGCCAATTAGTCGCTCCAAGAAGGGCAGCCTGATCAAACCGGTGGTGTACAGGCCCAGCAAAACCAAGATGGCGCCGCCGATCACCCTCAGCAGGCCGTGGTAGTCGGCCGCGGCCCAGCCGATCAAACCCACCATGGCCCAAAGCAGGGCAAAGACCAAACCGAAACTCGCCATGAACAAACCGGCGTGCCCGGCCGCCGCCCAACGGCGCCGTCCCTGCCCTACCTCCGGGCCGGCATCGGCCGCCTGGCCAATCTGACTGCCGGTCATATAGCCGACGAAGACTGGCACCACAGGCAAGAAACACGGCGAGGCGAACGAAACCACGCCGGCCAACAGCACCAGAGGAATGGACAGGGTCACCGTGTCCATATCAACCCTCGGTCAGGTCAGTGTTGGGGTTGTCGATGGCGTCAAGGTGGGATTGGGCTCGGGTGGCCAGCATCGAGTCAGCCGGACCAATCTCAATGACTTTGCCCAGGGCGGCTTTGGCGGCCTCTTTGTCCGGCGGGTCGACCGAAAGATAGTAGAAACCCAGGTTGTACCAGGCCAAGGACTGCTCAGGGTCAAGCTCGGTGATCG belongs to Micrococcales bacterium and includes:
- a CDS encoding cytochrome c biogenesis protein CcdA — protein: MDTVTLSIPLVLLAGVVSFASPCFLPVVPVFVGYMTGSQIGQAADAGPEVGQGRRRWAAAGHAGLFMASFGLVFALLWAMVGLIGWAAADYHGLLRVIGGAILVLLGLYTTGLIRLPFLERLIGPVYAPDSAQPPSIGRTVLLGLAFGAGWSPCIGPVLGGVLMLTTSTTSLASGLGLLVVFTLGLGLPFVLVCAGVSGLTARLRWFVRHRRGVNAVTGGLLILVGFLMIADLFSKLSALTGFGL